One Lucilia cuprina isolate Lc7/37 chromosome 4, ASM2204524v1, whole genome shotgun sequence DNA segment encodes these proteins:
- the LOC111690469 gene encoding uncharacterized protein LOC111690469, with product MNFNKYFAFLAILVLCVLGQQAAEAHHHHLFGNIGHELDKGVKQIEKVTEDVTSVSGDLKTVAGGIEKATKVVEAGSLAGAVAAAAA from the exons ATGAACTTCAACAAATACTTTGCTTTTTTGGCCATTTTGGTCTTGTGCGTTTTGGGTCAACAAGCTGCTGAagcccatcatcatcatcttttcGGAAATATTGGACATGAATTG GACAAGGGAGTGAAACAGATAGAAAAAGTTACCGAAGATGTTACTAGTGTTTCTGGTGATCTTAAAACAGTTGCCGGTGGAATTGAGAAAGCAACGAAGGTAGTTGAGGCTGGTTCTCTTGCCGGTGCTGTTGCAGCAGCTGCCGCCTAA
- the LOC124419832 gene encoding uncharacterized protein LOC124419832 has translation MNFNKYFAFLAILVLCVLGQQAAEAHHHHLFGNIGHELDKGVKQIEKVTEDVTSVSGDIKTVAGGIEKATKVVEAGSLAGAVAAAAA, from the exons ATGaacttcaacaaatattttgcttttttggcCATTTTGGTCTTGTGCGTTTTGGGTCAACAAGCTGCTGAagcccatcatcatcatcttttcGGAAATATTGGACATGAATTG GACAAGGGAGTGAAACAGATAGAAAAAGTTACCGAAGATGTTACTAGTGTTTCTGGTGATATTAAAACAGTTGCCGGTGGAATTGAGAAAGCAACGAAGGTAGTTGAGGCTGGTTCTCTTGCCGGTGCTGTTGCAGCAGCTGCCGCCTAG
- the LOC124418460 gene encoding uncharacterized protein LOC124418460, whose amino-acid sequence MNFNKYFAFLAILVLCLLGQQAAEAHHHHLFGNIGHELDKGVKQIAKVTEDVTNVSGDIKTVAGGIEKATSVIEAGSLAGAVAAAAA is encoded by the exons ATGaacttcaacaaatattttgcttttttggcCATTTTGGTCTTGTGCCTTTTGGGTCAACAAGCTGCTGAagcccatcatcatcatcttttcGGAAATATTGGACATGAATTG gACAAGGGAGTAAAACAGATAGCAAAAGTCACCGAAGATGTTACTAATGTTTCTGGTGATATTAAAACAGTTGCCGGTGGAATTGAGAAAGCAACGAGTGTAATTGAGGCTGGTTCTCTTGCCGGTGCCGTGGCAGCAGCTGCTGCCTAG
- the LOC111690445 gene encoding uncharacterized protein LOC111690445, which produces MNFNKYFAFLAILVLCVLGQQAAEAHHHHHIFGNIGHELDKGVKQIEKVTEDVTSVSGDIKTVAGGIEKATKVVEAGSLAGAVAAAAA; this is translated from the exons ATGaacttcaacaaatattttgcttttttggcCATTTTGGTCTTGTGCGTTTTGGGTCAACAAGCTGCTGAagcccatcatcatcatcatattttCGGAAATATTGGACATGAATTG GACAAGGGAGTGAAACAGATAGAAAAAGTTACCGAAGATGTTACTAGTGTTTCTGGTGATATTAAAACAGTTGCCGGTGGAATTGAGAAAGCAACGAAGGTAGTTGAGGCTGGCTCTCTTGCCGGAGCTGTTGCAGCAGCTGCCGCTTAG